The Desulfitobacterium chlororespirans DSM 11544 DNA window ATAATATTCTAGTGAGATAAATGGCCGGTATTTTAAGGATTAGACATTTAGTTTTAAACCGCAGCAGCCTCTTAAATCCGGCCATACATATTCAATAGATAACTGGTATTCCCGTTTATCCTTGCCTATAAATGATTCCGAACCCACCTCTGGGGTATTTCCAATCCAACGCGCCCTTTTTACACAAGGCCAAACAGGTACCACATTCCAAACAACCTGCCCACTCTACGATGATCGCTCCGTTTTGTTCGCTGTAAAGCCCCGCCGGACAAACCAGCAGGCAATATTTTTCATGGCAGTCTTTGCAAATGTCATAATTGATCAGGATATGCGGTTCCCCTTCATCAACCTGAAACTTGTTTAAAGCAAGTTTATCAACCAAACTCATCCTCGTCATAGTGCACGCACCCCTTTAATTCCGTCTTTGATCAATCCTATCATGGAGATACGCTCCTCCTTGATGGTATCCATAGCTGATTTCAATAGATGCTTTTTCGGGGTTAAGTCATGCGTATAAACTTTAGCCAAAAGAAGATTAGCCATTGAAGAATATTGTTTGAACAGACGCTCACTTTCCATAAACTCAGGCATCTTCGCATAAAGTTTTAAATCCTTCATAATAAAACTATCTTCTAATTTTTGCTGATAAACGCTTAAGGAGTTTGCGCTAAAATCATTCTTTTCTTTGGCCTCAAGCACAGCGTCTGCAGCCATCATCCCGGAACCGATCGCCAGATCCATTCCCCGAATAACTAAACCGCTGTTGATTGTAAATCCAGCAGCATCACCCACAATCAGCATTCCATCTGCATAGAGTTTGGACGGAACCATATGCAATCCGCCTTCACCCGTAAGATGAGCACCATACTCAACCATTTTCCCGCCTTTAACCAATGGAGCCACCAGCGGATGATCCAGGAGATCGTCCAAAGCATCAACCGGTTTGATTCCAGCTCTAGCCAGATCATCCAGACGCATGACAACGCCAAGGGAAAGGCTGTCCAGGTTAGTATAGAAAAAAGCACCGCCGGCGACTCCATAGGTGGCTTCCCCGAGTATGGCGAAGGCTGTTCCTTCATTGCTATTTAATCTGAATCGTTCCTCAATAACTTCCCGGGGCAATTCTATCAGCGCTTTAGCGCCGACCGCCAGGTGTTCCGGCCTGAGATCTCCGCGGAGCCCCGCCTCGCGGGAGATAAAAGAATTGATCCCGTCAGCGGCAATCACCACATCAGCCAGCATCTCTTCCTCCCCTGTGCTGATACCAATGATGCGGTTGCCTGCCTTCACGACTTTTTCCACTTTAATGCCTGTAACAATCATCGCTCCGGCTTCTTCCGCCTTCTCGGCCAGCCAGCGGTCAAATTTTGCCCGCAGGACCGCAAAGGCATTATAGGGAGGATTCCCCAGGGCTTTACCCTTATACTCCAGATTGAAATAATCGTCCTTGGTCATCATTGTCGTAATATAGTTGGTAATATAGCGCTCCACGGGGGCATCTTCCCAGAAGCCAGGAATGAGCTGATCAAGAATCCTGCTGTAAAGAACACCACCGCTTAAATTTTTACTGCCAGGATAATCGCCACGCTCAATTAAAACAACTTCCATCCCCGCTTCCGCCAGTTTGTATGCTGCTGCAAGTCCAGCAGGGCCGCCACCGATGATAATCACATCATACTTGTCTGCCGACATTTAAGACACCCCATTTTTGAATAGACTCCATTAATTGGCCATTATATTTATGGTAATTGGCATTTTACTTTTTCAATTTTTCAATCAGTGCTGGCACCACTTTATAAAGATCTGCTACGATACTGTAGTCGGATTGAGAGAAAACCGGAGCAG harbors:
- a CDS encoding ferredoxin family protein; translated protein: MTRMSLVDKLALNKFQVDEGEPHILINYDICKDCHEKYCLLVCPAGLYSEQNGAIIVEWAGCLECGTCLALCKKGALDWKYPRGGFGIIYRQG
- a CDS encoding FAD-dependent oxidoreductase; this translates as MSADKYDVIIIGGGPAGLAAAYKLAEAGMEVVLIERGDYPGSKNLSGGVLYSRILDQLIPGFWEDAPVERYITNYITTMMTKDDYFNLEYKGKALGNPPYNAFAVLRAKFDRWLAEKAEEAGAMIVTGIKVEKVVKAGNRIIGISTGEEEMLADVVIAADGINSFISREAGLRGDLRPEHLAVGAKALIELPREVIEERFRLNSNEGTAFAILGEATYGVAGGAFFYTNLDSLSLGVVMRLDDLARAGIKPVDALDDLLDHPLVAPLVKGGKMVEYGAHLTGEGGLHMVPSKLYADGMLIVGDAAGFTINSGLVIRGMDLAIGSGMMAADAVLEAKEKNDFSANSLSVYQQKLEDSFIMKDLKLYAKMPEFMESERLFKQYSSMANLLLAKVYTHDLTPKKHLLKSAMDTIKEERISMIGLIKDGIKGVRAL